A DNA window from Paralichthys olivaceus isolate ysfri-2021 chromosome 11, ASM2471397v2, whole genome shotgun sequence contains the following coding sequences:
- the vaspb gene encoding vasodilator-stimulated phosphoprotein isoform X1 yields MSESSICQARATVMIYDDGNKKWLPAGAGAQTFSRVQIYHNPSTNAFRIVGRKMQADQQVVINCPIVKGLKYNQATSNFHQWRDARQVWGLNFGSKEDAALFANGMAHALEVLTSMADAGYATLPRPVSNGPSPEELEQQRRLEQQRLEQQERERQERERQEREQQERERLDRERQAAAVPIPPPPPLTSGGSAPPPPPPLPPNLAQGGGIPPPPGPPPSGGPPPPPPLPPPGGSEGSGGGGGGGGGGGGGGGGGGGGGGAGGGGLAAALAGAKLRKVSKDDSGSASLGRGDSSRSSNSGGGGGSLMGEMSAILARRRKAADTGEKPAVKTQDNDDSEAQGQSDTLRRPWEKSTMSRNNSTTKITDSTSSLSQGSRVKPAGNSNDAGGMDDSDLEKMKQEILEEVRKELQKVKEEIIGAFVQELQKRST; encoded by the exons TGAGTCGAGTATTTGCCAGGCTCGGGCCACTGTGATGATCTATGACGATGGCAACAAGAAGTGGCTGCCGGCTGGTGCTGGAGCCCAGACCTTCAGCAGAGTCCAGATCTATCACAACCCCTCCACCAATGCCTTCAGGATAGTGGGACGCAAGATGCAGGCCGACCAGCAG GTGGTTATAAACTGTCCAATCGTGAAAGGTCTCAAGTATAACCAGGCCACATCCAACTTCCACCAGTGGCGGGATGCCCGGCAGGTGTGGGGGCTCAACTTCGGCAGCAAGGAGGATGCTGCTCTATTTGCCAACGGCATGGCTCACGCTCTGGAGGTGCTCACCTCCATGGCAGATGCAG GCTATGCAACCCTCCCCCGCCCGGTGTCGAACGGTCCGTCTCCAGAAGAGCTTGAACAACAGCGGAG GTTGGAGCAGCAGAGGTTGGAACAGCAGGAACGAGAGCGACAGGAGAGAGAACGACAGGAGCGGGAGCAGCAGGAAAGGGAGAGACTGGATAGAGAAAGACAAGCAGCTGCAG tccctattcctccacctccaccgtTGACCTCTGGAGGCTCCGCTCCTCCACCGCCCCCTCCTCTACCCCCTAACCTCGCTCAGGGCGGCGGTATCCCTCCACCTCCAGGACCACCTCCCTCAGGAGGACCCCCGCCGCCCCCGCCCTTGCCCCCTCCAGGAGGCAGTGAGGGAAGTGGAGGCGGTGGCGGAGGTGGTGGTGgcggaggtggtggtggtggtggaggaggtggtggtggaggagcaggtggTGGGGGATTGGCAGCTGCCCTTGCAGGAGCTAAACTCCGCAAAGTATCTAAG GATGATTCAGGTTCAGCCTCACTCGGCAGAGGTGACTCAAGCCGCAGCAGCAACTCTGGTGGCGGGGGAGGCAGTTTGATGGGTGAGATGAGTGCCATCTTGGCACGAAG GAGGAAAGCTGCAGACACTGGAGAGAAGCCAGCAGTGAAGACACAGGATAAT GATGATTCAGAGGCTCAAGGTCAAAGCG ACACCCTGAGAAGACCTTGGGAAAAATCGACTATGAGCAG GAATAACTCCACCACCAAGATCACGGACTCCACTTCCTCATTGTCCCAGGGTTCCAG GGTGAAGCCTGCAGGCAACAGTAATGATGCAGGTGGAATGGATGACTCAGATTtagaaaaaatgaaacaa GAGATCCTCGAGGAGGTGCGGAAAGAACTGCAAAAAGTCAAGGAGGAAATTATTGGAG CCTTTGTTCAGGAGCTGCAAAAGAGAAGCACATAG
- the vaspb gene encoding vasodilator-stimulated phosphoprotein isoform X2, whose translation MSESSICQARATVMIYDDGNKKWLPAGAGAQTFSRVQIYHNPSTNAFRIVGRKMQADQQVVINCPIVKGLKYNQATSNFHQWRDARQVWGLNFGSKEDAALFANGMAHALEVLTSMADAGYATLPRPVSNGPSPEELEQQRRLEQQRLEQQERERQERERQEREQQERERLDRERQAAAVPIPPPPPLTSGGSAPPPPPPLPPNLAQGGGIPPPPGPPPSGGPPPPPPLPPPGGSEGSGGGGGGGGGGGGGGGGGGGGGGAGGGGLAAALAGAKLRKVSKDDSGSASLGRGDSSRSSNSGGGGGSLMGEMSAILARRRKAADTGEKPAVKTQDNDDSEAQGQSDTLRRPWEKSTMSRVKPAGNSNDAGGMDDSDLEKMKQEILEEVRKELQKVKEEIIGAFVQELQKRST comes from the exons TGAGTCGAGTATTTGCCAGGCTCGGGCCACTGTGATGATCTATGACGATGGCAACAAGAAGTGGCTGCCGGCTGGTGCTGGAGCCCAGACCTTCAGCAGAGTCCAGATCTATCACAACCCCTCCACCAATGCCTTCAGGATAGTGGGACGCAAGATGCAGGCCGACCAGCAG GTGGTTATAAACTGTCCAATCGTGAAAGGTCTCAAGTATAACCAGGCCACATCCAACTTCCACCAGTGGCGGGATGCCCGGCAGGTGTGGGGGCTCAACTTCGGCAGCAAGGAGGATGCTGCTCTATTTGCCAACGGCATGGCTCACGCTCTGGAGGTGCTCACCTCCATGGCAGATGCAG GCTATGCAACCCTCCCCCGCCCGGTGTCGAACGGTCCGTCTCCAGAAGAGCTTGAACAACAGCGGAG GTTGGAGCAGCAGAGGTTGGAACAGCAGGAACGAGAGCGACAGGAGAGAGAACGACAGGAGCGGGAGCAGCAGGAAAGGGAGAGACTGGATAGAGAAAGACAAGCAGCTGCAG tccctattcctccacctccaccgtTGACCTCTGGAGGCTCCGCTCCTCCACCGCCCCCTCCTCTACCCCCTAACCTCGCTCAGGGCGGCGGTATCCCTCCACCTCCAGGACCACCTCCCTCAGGAGGACCCCCGCCGCCCCCGCCCTTGCCCCCTCCAGGAGGCAGTGAGGGAAGTGGAGGCGGTGGCGGAGGTGGTGGTGgcggaggtggtggtggtggtggaggaggtggtggtggaggagcaggtggTGGGGGATTGGCAGCTGCCCTTGCAGGAGCTAAACTCCGCAAAGTATCTAAG GATGATTCAGGTTCAGCCTCACTCGGCAGAGGTGACTCAAGCCGCAGCAGCAACTCTGGTGGCGGGGGAGGCAGTTTGATGGGTGAGATGAGTGCCATCTTGGCACGAAG GAGGAAAGCTGCAGACACTGGAGAGAAGCCAGCAGTGAAGACACAGGATAAT GATGATTCAGAGGCTCAAGGTCAAAGCG ACACCCTGAGAAGACCTTGGGAAAAATCGACTATGAGCAG GGTGAAGCCTGCAGGCAACAGTAATGATGCAGGTGGAATGGATGACTCAGATTtagaaaaaatgaaacaa GAGATCCTCGAGGAGGTGCGGAAAGAACTGCAAAAAGTCAAGGAGGAAATTATTGGAG CCTTTGTTCAGGAGCTGCAAAAGAGAAGCACATAG